The following proteins are co-located in the Leptospira weilii genome:
- a CDS encoding DUF885 domain-containing protein gives MSKFSLFKRILFGTLVLVLTLFLHTIFFKPLTLGLFYEKIFWESVLNDPEYLTSLGILNNFGIGGYQKELTDISVERQKQDMEKAKKNLEILLSYGKEDLSGQELISFEILEWSFGLKISGEKFLFHDYPANQLFGVQSQLPTFLATQHPIKSSQDVENYIARLEVVPKKIDQLIEGILYRDRKGILPPDFILDRLISEVEGFIKVPAKENILYTAFGEKIEKINSISSDLKDQSLARVQQSIESGVYPSYSKLLNLFLEQRKRADSKAGVWKLPDGDAYYSHELKKHTTTELNPEQIHNIGLSEVSRIQNEMKTILKNLGKNQSIPNAMSELRKDSRFLFPDNEKGKLQALEEYKKILKDSEEKAKFLFFKMPESKVEVDRIPVFKEKTAPGAYYDEPALDGSRPGIFYANLRDTKEIPKFGMKTLTYHETVPGHHLQIAIMQELKGLPRFRNTTTFTAYVEGWALYAERLAKDYDFFQDPYSDLGRLQAELFRAVRLVVDTGLHYKRWTREQAISYMTQNTGMAPKDVTAEIERYIVYPGQACSYKIGMLKILELREKVKIHKKKTFDIREFHSAVLDSGSLPLIILERLVEEKLLNEKTIL, from the coding sequence ATGTCGAAATTTTCTCTTTTCAAAAGGATCCTTTTCGGAACTTTAGTCTTAGTTTTAACCCTGTTCTTACATACAATTTTTTTCAAACCGCTGACGCTCGGTTTGTTTTATGAAAAGATTTTCTGGGAATCTGTTTTGAATGACCCGGAATATTTGACGTCTCTTGGAATTTTAAACAATTTCGGAATCGGCGGTTATCAAAAGGAACTTACCGATATATCGGTTGAAAGACAAAAGCAAGATATGGAAAAGGCGAAGAAGAATTTAGAAATACTTCTATCGTATGGAAAAGAAGATTTATCGGGGCAGGAATTAATTTCTTTCGAAATTCTAGAATGGTCTTTTGGTTTAAAAATTTCCGGTGAAAAGTTTTTGTTTCACGATTATCCTGCAAATCAGTTATTCGGGGTTCAAAGTCAGCTTCCGACTTTTTTAGCAACTCAGCATCCGATCAAGTCTTCTCAAGATGTGGAAAATTATATCGCAAGACTCGAGGTCGTTCCTAAAAAAATTGATCAACTCATTGAGGGAATTTTATACAGGGATAGGAAAGGAATCCTTCCCCCCGATTTCATTTTGGATCGATTGATCTCGGAAGTAGAAGGTTTTATCAAAGTTCCAGCAAAGGAGAATATTCTCTATACTGCATTCGGGGAAAAAATCGAGAAAATAAATTCTATTTCCTCAGATTTAAAGGATCAATCTTTGGCGCGTGTTCAGCAATCAATCGAATCGGGGGTTTATCCATCCTATTCAAAATTGCTAAATCTATTTTTAGAACAAAGAAAACGTGCGGATTCAAAGGCGGGCGTTTGGAAACTTCCGGACGGGGACGCTTATTATTCTCATGAATTGAAAAAACATACCACAACCGAATTGAATCCGGAACAAATCCATAATATCGGCTTATCTGAAGTTTCTCGGATTCAAAACGAAATGAAAACGATTTTGAAAAACCTCGGAAAAAATCAATCCATCCCGAATGCAATGTCCGAACTCAGAAAGGATTCTCGGTTTTTATTTCCTGATAATGAGAAAGGTAAGTTGCAGGCTTTAGAAGAATATAAGAAAATTTTAAAGGATTCGGAAGAGAAAGCGAAATTTTTATTTTTCAAAATGCCGGAAAGTAAAGTGGAAGTGGATAGAATTCCTGTCTTTAAGGAAAAAACGGCGCCGGGAGCGTATTACGACGAACCTGCGCTAGATGGTTCAAGGCCCGGAATTTTTTATGCAAATCTTAGGGATACGAAAGAGATTCCAAAGTTCGGAATGAAAACTTTGACTTATCATGAAACCGTTCCGGGGCACCACCTTCAGATCGCAATCATGCAGGAACTCAAAGGGCTCCCGCGTTTTAGAAATACGACTACGTTTACAGCTTATGTGGAAGGCTGGGCTTTGTATGCGGAACGTCTCGCAAAGGATTACGATTTTTTTCAGGACCCTTATTCGGATTTAGGGAGACTTCAAGCGGAATTGTTCAGAGCCGTTCGACTTGTAGTCGATACCGGATTACACTATAAACGATGGACTAGAGAACAAGCGATCTCTTATATGACGCAGAATACTGGAATGGCTCCGAAAGATGTCACTGCAGAGATAGAAAGATACATCGTGTATCCGGGCCAGGCTTGTTCGTATAAAATCGGGATGTTAAAAATTCTCGAACTCAGAGAAAAAGTAAAAATTCATAAAAAGAAAACCTTCGATATTCGAGAATTTCACTCGGCCGTTTTGGACAGTGGGTCTTTGCCTTTGATCATTTTGGAAAGACTTGTAGAGGAAAAATTGTTAAACGAAAAAACGATTTTATAG
- the thiD gene encoding bifunctional hydroxymethylpyrimidine kinase/phosphomethylpyrimidine kinase has translation MTQKTKPVTLTIAGSDSGGGAGIQADLKTFTALGTFGTSAITCLTSQNPSEVTGILEVSADFLEKQILAVLDYFPVKSIKTGMLFSTSIIEKTSYLLSKRKNTEKNFSLVIDPVMVSTSGAKLLQESAIDALLTKLIPLADLITPNLDEAEIFTGKKISRSSEMPYSAKIIFEKFKVPVLLKGGHLQNEEVALDILFDGKNISKFEKPFINEFYPHGTGCTYSSAITSYLARGEKLVEAVRFAKEYLHAAIEQSYIAGKDKMLNHTPIFH, from the coding sequence ATGACTCAAAAAACTAAACCGGTCACTCTGACGATCGCAGGTTCCGACTCAGGAGGGGGGGCCGGGATTCAAGCAGACTTAAAAACATTCACCGCATTAGGTACGTTCGGAACCTCCGCAATCACTTGCCTTACTTCACAAAACCCTTCAGAGGTTACTGGAATTTTAGAAGTGAGTGCGGATTTTTTAGAAAAACAAATCTTAGCTGTGTTAGACTATTTTCCCGTAAAATCGATCAAGACTGGAATGTTGTTTTCGACGTCCATCATAGAAAAAACGAGCTATCTCCTTTCAAAAAGAAAGAATACCGAAAAAAACTTTTCACTCGTGATTGATCCCGTAATGGTCTCTACAAGTGGCGCTAAACTTTTACAAGAATCGGCGATTGACGCTTTGTTAACGAAGCTGATCCCTCTTGCGGATCTAATTACCCCCAATTTGGACGAAGCGGAAATTTTCACTGGAAAAAAAATCAGCAGAAGTTCGGAAATGCCGTATTCTGCAAAAATAATATTCGAAAAATTTAAAGTTCCTGTTCTTTTAAAGGGTGGCCATTTACAAAACGAGGAAGTCGCGCTCGATATTCTGTTCGACGGAAAAAATATCTCCAAATTTGAAAAACCCTTCATAAACGAATTTTATCCTCACGGAACCGGATGTACATATTCTTCAGCGATTACTTCTTATTTGGCGAGGGGCGAAAAATTGGTCGAAGCCGTTCGATTTGCGAAAGAATACTTACACGCGGCAATCGAACAATCTTACATCGCAGGAAAAGACAAAATGTTAAATCATACTCCGATATTTCATTAG
- a CDS encoding MGMT family protein, translating to MNSYKDNSEISFFKEVYALVKKVPKGKVTSYGRIAALLGKPRAARAVGYALNALSKGQEQKVPWQRVINSQGKISFRGDTGRSILQKKMLEDEGIKFGSAETIDLKVFGWPDTISGKPAHKKRKNLSGNRVLPKR from the coding sequence GTGAATTCTTACAAAGACAATTCCGAAATTTCATTCTTTAAGGAAGTTTACGCTTTGGTTAAAAAAGTCCCCAAGGGCAAAGTGACTTCCTACGGCAGAATAGCGGCGCTTTTGGGAAAACCCAGGGCCGCTCGTGCGGTTGGTTATGCGTTAAACGCACTTTCCAAAGGTCAGGAACAAAAAGTCCCCTGGCAAAGGGTGATCAATAGTCAGGGAAAAATTTCCTTCCGAGGAGATACAGGTCGCTCCATCCTACAAAAAAAAATGCTCGAAGACGAAGGTATCAAATTCGGTTCTGCAGAGACGATCGACTTGAAAGTGTTCGGTTGGCCGGATACGATTTCGGGCAAACCCGCTCATAAAAAAAGAAAAAACTTATCCGGAAACCGAGTCCTACCAAAAAGGTGA
- a CDS encoding sensor histidine kinase, with the protein MPTRRLNALGPIVYLILLIICFQLISVLTLQSFHFFSLESHKLFLILFFGAILGFIVYIISLRILRRTSGKFLGRIFPFLQFSNSEIVKYLSILDQFKSNLIATNLTKLVCEKILKFIQTIIPTKKVTIFLWKEEMGKFAPFPDSGEIQFFIFDPFLLWITENDRIYNFKEFATDLSLSKIRTSAESFFTKTGAELVVPLIINKSLLGMIVLGERKNRKNYTLSEMDKLNEIRSVSVMALSNAIFYERLVELTETLEEKVRIRTRELENAQSQLIMSEKMASLGIMVAGIAHEINTPAGVINGAADNLDQNMNYLIRNIFDIVSLAKHRKLRKNFELVLLHLLRDKKSSELDPKEKFRLKNRLKEEMKSMNFNPTLSSELSNFIIENQIGEERKYLYNVIIKDDDRGYLMLKNASNINRNIKNIRYAIRNIVRIVKALKSYSHLDQSKTLSPANIVEGLENTLVIFHNQIKYGIKVVRNFQEIPSVICNLDELNQVWTNLIQNAIQALKGKGKIEISIFPQNSFVIVEIEDDGPGIPLKIQDRIWDPFFTTKDQGEGTGLGLGIAKGIVEKHKGKINLTSNPGKTIFRIELPVNPEAVSSESIQSNSFQK; encoded by the coding sequence ATGCCGACCCGAAGACTCAACGCCTTAGGGCCAATCGTATATTTAATTCTCTTGATAATCTGTTTCCAGCTTATCTCCGTGCTAACTTTGCAGTCATTCCATTTCTTTTCTTTAGAATCTCATAAACTTTTTCTTATTCTTTTTTTCGGCGCGATCTTAGGGTTTATCGTTTATATTATTTCCCTTCGAATTTTAAGACGAACTTCGGGTAAATTTTTAGGAAGAATTTTTCCGTTTCTCCAATTTTCCAACAGCGAAATCGTTAAATACCTTTCCATTTTGGATCAATTTAAAAGCAATCTGATCGCGACTAACCTAACCAAACTTGTTTGCGAAAAAATTTTGAAATTCATCCAAACCATAATTCCGACAAAAAAAGTTACCATCTTTCTTTGGAAAGAGGAAATGGGTAAATTCGCCCCTTTTCCGGACTCGGGAGAAATTCAATTTTTTATTTTTGATCCGTTTCTACTTTGGATTACCGAAAACGATAGGATTTATAACTTTAAAGAATTTGCAACCGATCTTAGCCTGAGTAAAATCCGAACCTCCGCGGAGAGCTTTTTCACAAAAACCGGAGCTGAACTTGTGGTTCCTTTAATTATCAACAAAAGTCTTTTGGGAATGATTGTTCTAGGAGAAAGAAAAAACCGAAAAAATTACACCTTGTCCGAAATGGACAAACTCAATGAAATACGTTCCGTTTCCGTAATGGCTCTTTCCAATGCAATTTTCTACGAACGTTTGGTCGAGTTAACCGAAACTTTGGAAGAAAAAGTCAGAATTCGTACCCGAGAATTAGAAAACGCCCAATCACAATTGATTATGTCCGAAAAGATGGCTTCTCTCGGTATCATGGTAGCCGGAATCGCGCACGAGATCAACACTCCGGCAGGTGTAATCAATGGTGCGGCCGATAATTTGGATCAAAATATGAATTATTTGATTCGAAATATTTTCGACATTGTCTCCCTCGCAAAACACAGAAAACTCAGGAAAAATTTCGAACTTGTCTTACTCCATCTCCTTCGTGACAAAAAAAGTTCCGAACTCGATCCGAAAGAGAAGTTCCGTTTAAAAAACAGACTCAAAGAAGAAATGAAAAGTATGAACTTTAATCCCACTCTTAGTTCGGAACTTTCAAATTTTATCATAGAAAATCAAATCGGAGAGGAAAGAAAATACTTATATAACGTTATTATAAAAGACGACGATCGAGGATATTTGATGCTTAAAAATGCGAGCAATATCAATCGAAACATCAAAAATATCCGATATGCAATTCGCAACATTGTTAGAATTGTAAAAGCGTTGAAGTCTTATTCCCATTTAGACCAATCTAAAACCTTGTCGCCAGCTAATATCGTAGAAGGTTTGGAAAATACATTGGTCATTTTTCATAACCAAATAAAATACGGAATCAAAGTAGTTCGAAACTTTCAGGAAATTCCCTCCGTAATTTGCAATCTGGATGAATTGAATCAAGTCTGGACAAATCTGATTCAAAACGCAATTCAAGCTTTAAAAGGGAAAGGGAAAATCGAAATTTCGATCTTCCCACAAAATAGTTTTGTCATTGTCGAAATTGAAGACGACGGCCCCGGAATTCCGCTCAAAATCCAAGACAGAATTTGGGATCCATTTTTCACGACCAAAGATCAAGGAGAAGGAACCGGACTTGGTCTAGGGATCGCAAAAGGAATTGTGGAAAAACACAAAGGTAAAATCAATTTGACCTCGAATCCCGGAAAGACGATCTTTCGAATAGAGTTACCCGTCAATCCAGAGGCCGTCTCATCGGAAAGCATACAATCAAATTCATTCCAAAAATGA
- the rsgA gene encoding ribosome small subunit-dependent GTPase A: MLESDPSVKEFFIISRVYGAYYEIYSPERGIVRAFLRGRLRTLSAEERHPFVVGDQILAEPSDGKDWVICERLERKSFLTRKSREGDTQVLCANADQTAVLASLKSPETKDGFLDRCLAAVFTSGTQPLILFTKLDLTSEDEAENRMKIYRNLGYSVLGISCTTGQGISELQKYLRRKMTFLVGNSGVGKSTLINLLTRTQIQKTSGISVSKDKGKHTTTNSLLLVLDDGTTLIDSPGIKEWGILHLKKEEILESFPELSSQKKRCEESNCCKLSSGCAMLFALESESMTLERRKSLESMLTSLGNPHRVTRRDRISK; the protein is encoded by the coding sequence ATGTTAGAGTCGGATCCTTCAGTCAAAGAGTTTTTTATCATTTCCCGCGTTTACGGAGCCTACTATGAAATTTATTCTCCCGAAAGAGGGATTGTAAGAGCATTTCTTCGTGGAAGATTGAGAACCCTTTCCGCCGAAGAAAGACATCCGTTTGTTGTCGGAGATCAAATTCTCGCGGAACCTTCGGACGGTAAGGATTGGGTGATTTGTGAAAGATTGGAAAGAAAGTCGTTTCTAACTCGTAAAAGCCGAGAAGGTGACACCCAGGTTTTATGTGCCAATGCGGATCAGACGGCGGTTCTTGCTTCTTTAAAGTCTCCTGAAACGAAGGATGGTTTTCTGGATCGATGTTTGGCGGCGGTTTTTACCTCGGGTACACAACCTTTGATTTTATTTACAAAGTTGGATCTTACTTCCGAAGACGAGGCCGAAAATCGTATGAAAATCTATCGGAACTTGGGCTACTCCGTACTTGGAATTTCCTGTACAACCGGCCAAGGAATCTCCGAATTACAGAAATATCTACGAAGAAAAATGACGTTTCTCGTCGGAAATTCGGGAGTTGGTAAGTCTACTTTGATCAATCTGTTGACTCGGACTCAGATTCAAAAAACTTCCGGTATTAGCGTTTCCAAAGATAAGGGAAAACATACGACTACAAATTCCCTTTTACTCGTTTTGGATGATGGAACTACTTTGATCGATTCTCCGGGAATAAAAGAATGGGGAATTCTCCATTTAAAAAAAGAGGAAATTTTGGAAAGTTTTCCCGAACTCTCCAGTCAAAAAAAGCGTTGTGAAGAATCAAATTGTTGTAAATTATCTTCCGGTTGTGCAATGCTATTCGCTTTGGAAAGCGAGTCGATGACGTTGGAAAGAAGGAAAAGTTTAGAGTCGATGCTTACAAGTCTTGGTAATCCACATAGGGTTACACGGAGAGATAGAATTTCAAAATGA
- a CDS encoding FecR family protein, producing MKRYLFIAVICMLSTVCSTNKSSGSDQVKTESNSAVARIVWILGDVKILSDSGERKAELGAVLSSTDRIVTGSNGGAEIMVSDSGVVKMSKNSNIEISTLMNPNGLDTNVQVNYGKIVTMVKKNQKTTEFTVSTPTALAGVRGTSFLTSVESPQGSKINCAKENCTVRFAVIEGTIAVSKKGESSEVILNKNRELRIEKNQKLTDKLIRSLQSDSLIEMKELIVLHKNETFEYGKLVEELKSSSEELKILSQSGSVEEVKAELQKREADRNNADEVTKIAKAVNETKYVQQDVQKEKLKLNPKESF from the coding sequence ATGAAACGTTATCTATTCATTGCAGTGATTTGCATGTTGTCGACGGTCTGTAGCACTAACAAATCATCCGGTAGCGACCAGGTAAAAACCGAATCTAATTCTGCCGTAGCGAGAATTGTGTGGATTCTTGGAGATGTCAAAATTCTTTCCGACTCCGGGGAAAGAAAAGCGGAGTTGGGAGCTGTTCTTTCCTCTACCGATCGGATTGTGACCGGATCGAATGGGGGAGCCGAGATTATGGTTTCGGATAGTGGCGTTGTCAAAATGTCTAAAAATTCCAATATCGAAATCTCCACCCTTATGAATCCGAACGGGTTGGATACGAACGTTCAAGTGAATTACGGAAAAATCGTGACTATGGTAAAGAAAAATCAGAAAACTACCGAGTTTACCGTTTCCACACCGACTGCACTTGCGGGTGTTAGAGGAACTTCCTTTTTGACCTCCGTAGAAAGTCCGCAGGGATCCAAAATCAATTGTGCGAAAGAAAATTGTACCGTTCGTTTCGCTGTGATCGAAGGAACTATCGCAGTTTCTAAAAAGGGAGAATCTTCCGAAGTTATCCTGAACAAAAACCGGGAGCTTAGAATCGAAAAGAATCAAAAGCTTACGGATAAGTTGATTCGTTCGCTTCAAAGCGATTCTCTTATTGAAATGAAAGAATTGATCGTTCTTCATAAAAATGAAACTTTCGAATATGGAAAACTCGTGGAAGAACTTAAATCTTCCAGTGAAGAGCTTAAAATTTTGAGCCAGTCGGGTTCTGTAGAGGAAGTAAAGGCGGAGCTTCAAAAGCGCGAGGCGGATCGTAACAACGCCGACGAGGTTACGAAAATCGCTAAGGCCGTAAACGAAACCAAATATGTACAACAAGATGTACAGAAGGAAAAACTGAAATTAAACCCGAAAGAAAGTTTTTAA
- a CDS encoding LIC10124 family lipoprotein, protein MKFIFNPMRLFTFFFFFLWIFIDCSSVQKIENFNSVLQEPTFKSLKEEEAIFGAGSDADYKIRKTGHSTPVFVFAPFKIPREMDPKLAAFLSDEVRLIWAKVKGKQVRIADSGGKTLDEFAETIKKLEVDAVIQTDIREVSGKWIVNQKIIDPVKDIVYGSVDGSFQTPQVEDELQANQVYYLKHNSGILALDPKSTLVPVWEKSLSSGEIDSILKKSIQGYLSFSASSADTEVLFQGEKIGIASFRNYPLPEGLQQIQITRPGQKDVIKSLQIRSGQTISIYQEWKEDRTLGGLRILSFPEALQVALDGLKTGETPFYRSNLSPGAIQLELVRDTENGPLVYYEGQLIIEADKITEIALPYKTDNLVSEPEFWKLSGEKGFQAFSGKTLDFQNVSSLSPGWYGVFSAPFVPENMEVKGIIPISSESDSGIVAISFHTPKKTISLEYEKERLSVYSFPSNGDNVGTYRFKKEDKEDGRPFRIVTDMKEKTIRLYLGYSKVLEDTFDVSGVWRISILTRGEKFSKRSPLRNLKIEYKGYK, encoded by the coding sequence ATGAAATTTATTTTTAATCCGATGCGATTGTTTACATTCTTCTTTTTTTTCTTATGGATTTTTATCGATTGTTCTTCCGTTCAAAAAATCGAAAACTTCAATTCCGTTTTACAGGAACCCACGTTTAAATCGCTTAAAGAGGAAGAAGCGATTTTTGGGGCAGGTTCCGATGCCGATTATAAAATTCGGAAGACGGGACATTCAACTCCTGTCTTTGTTTTTGCTCCTTTTAAGATACCGAGAGAGATGGATCCGAAACTTGCGGCTTTCTTAAGCGATGAGGTCCGACTGATTTGGGCGAAGGTAAAAGGAAAACAAGTTCGAATTGCAGATTCGGGTGGCAAAACCTTAGATGAGTTTGCGGAGACAATCAAAAAACTGGAAGTAGACGCCGTGATACAAACTGATATCCGCGAGGTTTCCGGGAAATGGATTGTAAACCAAAAAATCATAGATCCTGTGAAAGATATCGTTTATGGAAGTGTGGACGGATCTTTTCAAACTCCTCAAGTTGAGGACGAATTGCAAGCCAATCAGGTTTATTATCTAAAACACAATTCAGGAATTCTCGCACTCGATCCGAAATCTACTTTGGTTCCGGTGTGGGAAAAGTCTTTGAGTTCCGGAGAAATCGATTCGATTCTTAAAAAATCGATTCAAGGTTATCTTTCATTTAGCGCTTCTTCTGCGGATACGGAGGTTTTGTTTCAAGGTGAAAAGATCGGAATCGCATCCTTTCGAAATTATCCGTTGCCGGAGGGTTTGCAGCAGATTCAAATTACTCGTCCGGGGCAAAAAGACGTAATTAAATCCTTACAAATTCGTTCGGGTCAAACCATTTCCATTTATCAAGAATGGAAAGAAGATCGAACACTGGGAGGTTTGAGGATTTTAAGTTTTCCGGAAGCGCTTCAAGTGGCGCTAGACGGTTTAAAAACCGGGGAGACCCCGTTTTATAGAAGTAATCTTAGTCCGGGGGCGATACAGCTGGAATTGGTTCGGGATACTGAGAACGGGCCATTGGTTTATTATGAAGGTCAGTTGATCATAGAGGCCGATAAAATCACCGAAATTGCGCTGCCTTATAAAACCGACAATTTGGTGTCCGAGCCCGAGTTCTGGAAACTTTCCGGTGAAAAAGGGTTTCAGGCTTTTTCGGGAAAAACATTAGATTTTCAGAATGTTTCTTCTTTGTCCCCCGGCTGGTACGGTGTTTTTTCCGCTCCTTTTGTTCCCGAAAATATGGAAGTGAAAGGAATCATTCCGATCTCCTCCGAATCGGATTCTGGGATCGTGGCGATTTCTTTTCACACACCGAAAAAGACGATCAGCTTGGAATATGAAAAGGAAAGACTTAGCGTATATTCCTTTCCTTCCAATGGAGACAACGTTGGAACATACAGATTTAAAAAGGAAGACAAAGAAGACGGACGTCCGTTTCGGATCGTAACAGATATGAAAGAAAAAACGATTCGATTGTATTTGGGATATTCTAAAGTATTAGAGGATACGTTCGATGTTTCCGGTGTTTGGCGAATTTCCATCCTTACGAGAGGGGAGAAGTTTTCAAAACGTTCTCCGTTAAGAAATCTCAAGATCGAATATAAAGGATATAAATGA